From Arachis hypogaea cultivar Tifrunner chromosome 3, arahy.Tifrunner.gnm2.J5K5, whole genome shotgun sequence:
TCAAACCAACTTCCAGCACCTTGTTATTTGGGCCGACTATACGCAGGGATCTTTTAATCGGTCTAGTGATAGCTAAACTGACTTGTACCTTAACTATGCTGTGTTCTTTGCCTCGAACTTGGAAGATATCCACATCTAGAACATCCCCAAAAGAGCATCCGAGCTTCCATCCTAAGTCCTTTGTTTTGTAGTGCTCTGGCAGCCCCCAAAATTGAATCCACATCGGGACTTGGGTGAAATCTAGATCTCCAATATGTTCGTCCTCCTTCCAccattttaagtttaaaatataaTTCTTGAAGAGCCATGGTGCACCCCGTTCGATCCTTATGACATCTCTTTCATCTTGAAAGAAGAATTGAAACACATTCCCGCCATGATCAATTACCTTGAATCCTTCTGGTTGTCGCCAAATTGCTTGCATTGCTGGTTCTATTGTTCCTACTGAAAACTGCTTGTCTGCCCAAAGTCTCCCCACCAAGCTTCTGGAACATCTCTCTACCCCTACTTGAATATCTTTCTTCTCGATGACTATGATTGAGTCTTCATCATCCTGTTTTGTGCGTTGACCTGAATCTGAGAAAGTAGCATTCGCTGCCATGATTGTGATCTTATGTGACACACTTGATAGTTGAACACGTCCAATTGTGAAATTAGGATTACTTCCCAAAAACCCTAGCAGAGCACAGAAAAAACCCTATGGGTCAACTCATGGGTTAACATCCAATTGAATATATTATGtgtcatatatattattaattaatattttatatcattaattaTTGACAAAAACTATTAATTAAGTAgtagaataacaaaaataattcatTTGTAATCTTTAAAagactaatttaattgataaatttttttaaaaataaatttaaaaaataattattttttaaaaactaattaatttgacCATTAACCCTAATTACTATCAAGTTAATTTCCTGAAATTATTATCATCTCAGAATGTTGACAATGGTTCCTCCTCTCTTTGATTTAAGCGACAAACGTGTTGCATATGTGTAAGTACTTAGTTTCTTTAAAATTTAAGCAAGGTATACATGAGTATAGAACTATATatatagt
This genomic window contains:
- the LOC112772875 gene encoding uncharacterized protein — encoded protein: MAANATFSDSGQRTKQDDEDSIIVIEKKDIQVGVERCSRSLVGRLWADKQFSVGTIEPAMQAIWRQPEGFKVIDHGGNVFQFFFQDERDVIRIERGAPWLFKNYILNLKWWKEDEHIGDLDFTQVPMWIQFWGLPEHYKTKDLGWKLGCSFGDVLDVDIFQVRGKEHSIVKVQVSLAITRPIKRSLRIVGPNNKVLEVGLKYERIGNFCNYCGYVGHEARMCSF